The nucleotide sequence ACCCTCGACCTCCCAGCCCTCTTGAACGCCGAGGCTCCCGCCGAGGCCCTGGCCGAGTGACTTAAGTATGAGTGAAGAAAGCGCCGTCGAACTCCCGGGCCTGCGATTTCTGGAGTCGCTGGGCTACACCGAGCTGAGCGCCGCCGAGGTGAACGCGCAGCGGGAGAGCCTTGAGCGGGTGGTGTTGAAAGACACGCTCGTCGACGCGCTGGTGCGCATCAACGCCATTGGGCGCGCCACGGCGCTGAGCGTCTGCAACGAGCTCGCGGGCCTGGGCGATAACGAGGCCTGGTTTAAGCGGCTGCGCGGGCAGTACTCAAAGATGGTACCTGGCGAGTCGACCTCGAAGACGATTCGCCTCCTGGACTTTGAGCGGCCGCAGAACAACACCTGGGGGGTCACCCGGCAGTTTTATGTGCGCGCCGGCGGCAGGGTGATCGAGGCCGACCTGGTGGTCTTTGTGAACGGCATCCCGCTGGTGGTGATCGAGGCCAAAGACATCACCGTGGGCGTTGGCAAAGGCATCGCGCAGATCCGCCGCTACGAGCAGGATGTGGAGGCGCTCTTTGCGCCCAACGCCTTCAACATCGCGACCACCGGTGCCACGCTGCGCTACGGTGCCACGGGCTCGCCCCTGCAATACTGGTTCGACTGGCCGGAGTCCACGATTCCCGGCGAGCCCTTCGCCAGAACCCAGGCCATGGAGCGCGGCTTCACCGAGCTTCTGACGCCGGCGCGCCTCCTCGACCTCATCGCCCATTTCATCGTGTTTGAGCGCGACGCCACGGGCCAAAAGGTCATCAAAAAAATCTGCCGCTACCAGCAGCTCCGCGCCGTCAACAAGATGGTCGCGCGCGTCATCGAGGGCGAACACCGCAAGGGGCTGATCTGGCATACCCAGGGCTCGGGCAAGTCGCTCACGATGGTGTTTGCCACCCTCAAGCTCAAGTTTCACCGGGGCATCGAGCACCCACAGCTCAAAAACCCCAACATCCTGGTGATCACCGACCGCAACGACCTCGACGCCCAGATTTCCAGTACCTTTGCGGCCTGCGGGCTGCCCAACCCGCGCCACGCCCGCTCCTCGGCCGAGCTGCGCGCGCTCATCGACCAGAAGAGCCCCGGGCGCGTGATCACCTCCACCATCTTTAAGCTCGACGGCGACGACCCACGCCTGCAGGGCGCCACCCTCAAAGCGCGCCAGGACGCCGCCGCCCGGCTCGCTGCCCCCGACAGTTCCAACTGGATCGTGCTCGTCGACGAATGCCACCGCACCCAGGAAGCGTTGTTGGGCGCCTACCTGCGCGCCACCTTCCCCGAGGCCTTTTTCTTTGGCTTTACGGGCACCCCCGTCAAAAAGAACGACAAAGACACCTACGCCAATTTTGGCGCCCCGGGTGAGGGCTATCTCGACAAATACGGCATCGACGAGGCCGTGCGCGACGGCGCCACGGTGGAAGTGCGCTACACCGCGCGCCTCCCGGAATGGCACCTGGACGACGCCGCCCTCGACGCCGCCTTCGAGCAGGATTTTGCCCACGAAGACGACGCCACTCGCCGCAGACTCAAAGAGCGGGGCGCGCAGCGCAGCGACCTTGCGCGCCTTCCGGCCCGCATCGCGCAGATCGCCGCCGACATCTGGCAGCACTTTCGCACCCACATTCACCCCGACGGCTACAAAGCCCAGATCGTCACCGTCGACCGCAAGGCCGTCGCCGAGCATAAGGAGGCGCTCGATGCCGTGATCGCCGCCTGGTACGTCGCCGAGCAGGGCCTCTCCGAATCCGAGGCGCGCCTTCGCGCCACCGGCCACAGCGCCGCCATCTACTCCGCCAACGCCAACGATCGCGGCGAGGTGCTGGAGGATGAGGAGCTACGCGGGGTGGTGCGTTTTCAGCTGAGCGAGGCGGAGCAAAAAGACGCCATCAAACGCTTTCGCGACCCCGACGATCCCCTCTCCTTCCTCATCGTCTGCGACAAGCTCCTCACCGGCTTCGACGCCCCTGTCGAGCAGGCGATGTACCTGGACAAGCCCCTGCGCGACCACAACCTGCTTCAGGCCATCACCCGCACCAACCGCCGCTATGGCGACAAACCCTACGGGCTGATCGTCGACTACTTTGGCGTGTCCAAAAACCTGCAAGACGCCCTCTCGGCCTACCGGGCCGACGACGTCAAAAACGCGATGCGCCCCGAATCGGGCCTTCACGACGAGCTGCGCGACGCCCACCGCGAGGTCATGGCCATGATCGACCCCGGCGTGCGCTCGAATGCCCTCCACGCCGTCCGGGCGCTGGGCAGCCTCGACCGCTATTACGACTTCTGCCAGCGCGCCAAAACCTTCATCGCCCTCTACGCCGCGCTGATGCCCGACCCCGTCGTCATCCCCTACGCCCCGGACTTCAAACTCGTGGGGGCCATGATCCCGGTCGGCAAAATCGAGTGGGAGCACGAAGAACCCGATCTCGATTTCGCCCATTACAGCGCCAAAATCCGCCAGATGCTCGCCAACCACGTGGAGGTCACCGGCATCCGCCAGCTCTGCACCCTGCGCCCCTTAAGCGACCCCCGCTTCTGGACGGACTTTAACGACCCCGACGCCGAGGACTCCCGCGACCTGCACACCGCCGCGGTGCGCAAGACCGCCGAGCTCAAGAAAATCATCGCCGAAAAGCTCGCCGAAAACGCCGAGCGCTACGCCAGTTTTAGCGAACGCCTCAAAGAGCTCATCGCCCAATTCCAGCTCGGCCTCTTCGACGACGCCGACAAACTCGACGCCCTCGAATCCGTCGCCCGCGACCTTCAGGCCGAAGACGCCGCCCACCAATCCTCTCGCCTCAGCGAGCGCGCCTTCGGCATCTGGTCCATCCTCAAAACCACGGTCGCACACGACGCCGACGCCAACCCTGACGACGCATCTCCGACCGAGGGTCAGGCCGACGCCCCACCCACCGAGGGCCACCCGACCGAGGGTCAGACCGAAAGCACCTCCTACGCCGAGGCCTACGCCGACGGCACCACCCACGCCCAACGCTTAACGGCGCTCGAAGCCCTCGCCGCAGACATCGCCGCCCTTTATCAGTCCGACGAACTCGCTACCATTCGCTGGCAGGAGAAGGGCTCGGTGCGCCACGAGCTGCGCAAACGGGTGCGCCACATGCTCCTGCGCCACGACGTGCCCCGCTGGGAGGAGCTGCCCGAAAAGATCGAGACCTTTGCCCTCAAGCATTTTGCGAAATCATGAGCCCCACCGCCCCCCCACATCCCGAACATGGCCTGTCGGAACATGGCGAGCTGAAGGTCGGCGAGTCGACGATCCCCTACAGCGTGCGGTTGAGCGCGCGCGCCACGAAGAAGCGCCTGGAGGTCACCCCCACCGGCGTCGTCGTCATCGCCCCCCAGGACACGCCCGCCAGCGGCCCCGGCAGCGTCGAGGCCTTTTTGCTCCAAAATCGCCGCGCGCTCTACCAGGCCTACAGCGAGCTGCAACGCCGCGAGGCCCTCGACACCACCCTCCCCCAGACCTGGGAGCGCGGCGCCAAACTCATGTACCGCGGCCGCAACCTCATGCTCGAAATCCATGAGGCCGACGTCCCAAACGTCCAGATCCGCTGCCCCAGCCGCTTCCACGTCGAGGTGCCCCGAGGCTTAACCCCCGCGCGCCGCCGCGCCGCCCTGCGCCACGCGTTTCATGCCTGGTTGCGCAGTCGGGCTTTGAAGGACGCCCGCCACTTCTGCGCCCACTACGCAGCCCGGTTGGGCTCGGAGTTCGCGGGTGCCGAAGTGGAACTCGGCGACTACCAACATATGTGGGGAAGCTGCGGCAAGGACGGCGTCCTGCGCATCCACTGGCGCTTGGTGCAGGCACCGAGGGTCGCGCTGGAGTACGTCTGCGCCCACGAGGTCGCCCACCTCCGCCACCGCAACCACGACCCGGAGTTCTGGGAGACGTTGGGAGGCCTGATGCCCGATTGGAACGCGGCGAAGGAAGTGTTGGAGAGGTGGGAGAGGGAGAGGTTTGGGGGTGGGAGGGAGTTGTGAGGGTTTGATAGGGTGTGGGCTCTCCCCATCTGGCGTTCTTACGCAAACGAAGGTCCACACATGACTCTCGTACCCTTTTTTAAAGCCGTATTCGTCGGCGTACTCGCCACCACACTCGCCTGCACCCTCCCCAACGACTCGGCCAATCCCACTCCGACCGAACCTCCCCAAACGACACAACCCCAGCCCTCGGCCGCCCCCGACGAGCCGCCATTTTTTGACCCGGCACTAAACTCCACCGACCCCGACGCCCTAACCTACAGCCGCCTGAGCATGCAAAGCGACATGCATTACGGCCTCTTCCTCCACCAATTTGACCTGCAACCCGCAGAGGTCACTCGCCACGAGATCGACGGCCCGACCGCCTGGGATCTGCTGGTGCAACACCGCCTGAGCACCTTTTTCGACGACGCCTACAACGACTACCTGCGTCGCCTCCTGGAGCGCCCTGACGCCCGCGCCATCTACTTTGAAACAGCGCCCGGCGAGGATCGGCCGACCGGCGGTATCTTCATTCCCTCGCCGGACCCGCAGAGTTTTGAGGTGGCGCCGAGCGCCGCAAGCCAGAACGGCGCGTTTTTGATGCTCGGCATCGGCCTGAGCGACACCGCGACTTCAAGCACCGACTCCCAACCCGCGTCCCCTCCCCCGGAAGGCGCCCCGCAACATGATTACCCGTCGCTCACGCAAGGTGACTGGGACGAATTAAAAGACACCGACGGCACCCACCTTGTCCTCGCACACGGCAAAAGCTGCCGCGCCTCC is from Lujinxingia sediminis and encodes:
- a CDS encoding type I restriction endonuclease subunit R, with protein sequence MSEESAVELPGLRFLESLGYTELSAAEVNAQRESLERVVLKDTLVDALVRINAIGRATALSVCNELAGLGDNEAWFKRLRGQYSKMVPGESTSKTIRLLDFERPQNNTWGVTRQFYVRAGGRVIEADLVVFVNGIPLVVIEAKDITVGVGKGIAQIRRYEQDVEALFAPNAFNIATTGATLRYGATGSPLQYWFDWPESTIPGEPFARTQAMERGFTELLTPARLLDLIAHFIVFERDATGQKVIKKICRYQQLRAVNKMVARVIEGEHRKGLIWHTQGSGKSLTMVFATLKLKFHRGIEHPQLKNPNILVITDRNDLDAQISSTFAACGLPNPRHARSSAELRALIDQKSPGRVITSTIFKLDGDDPRLQGATLKARQDAAARLAAPDSSNWIVLVDECHRTQEALLGAYLRATFPEAFFFGFTGTPVKKNDKDTYANFGAPGEGYLDKYGIDEAVRDGATVEVRYTARLPEWHLDDAALDAAFEQDFAHEDDATRRRLKERGAQRSDLARLPARIAQIAADIWQHFRTHIHPDGYKAQIVTVDRKAVAEHKEALDAVIAAWYVAEQGLSESEARLRATGHSAAIYSANANDRGEVLEDEELRGVVRFQLSEAEQKDAIKRFRDPDDPLSFLIVCDKLLTGFDAPVEQAMYLDKPLRDHNLLQAITRTNRRYGDKPYGLIVDYFGVSKNLQDALSAYRADDVKNAMRPESGLHDELRDAHREVMAMIDPGVRSNALHAVRALGSLDRYYDFCQRAKTFIALYAALMPDPVVIPYAPDFKLVGAMIPVGKIEWEHEEPDLDFAHYSAKIRQMLANHVEVTGIRQLCTLRPLSDPRFWTDFNDPDAEDSRDLHTAAVRKTAELKKIIAEKLAENAERYASFSERLKELIAQFQLGLFDDADKLDALESVARDLQAEDAAHQSSRLSERAFGIWSILKTTVAHDADANPDDASPTEGQADAPPTEGHPTEGQTESTSYAEAYADGTTHAQRLTALEALAADIAALYQSDELATIRWQEKGSVRHELRKRVRHMLLRHDVPRWEELPEKIETFALKHFAKS
- a CDS encoding M48 family metallopeptidase encodes the protein MSPTAPPHPEHGLSEHGELKVGESTIPYSVRLSARATKKRLEVTPTGVVVIAPQDTPASGPGSVEAFLLQNRRALYQAYSELQRREALDTTLPQTWERGAKLMYRGRNLMLEIHEADVPNVQIRCPSRFHVEVPRGLTPARRRAALRHAFHAWLRSRALKDARHFCAHYAARLGSEFAGAEVELGDYQHMWGSCGKDGVLRIHWRLVQAPRVALEYVCAHEVAHLRHRNHDPEFWETLGGLMPDWNAAKEVLERWERERFGGGREL
- a CDS encoding pentapeptide repeat-containing protein: MTLVPFFKAVFVGVLATTLACTLPNDSANPTPTEPPQTTQPQPSAAPDEPPFFDPALNSTDPDALTYSRLSMQSDMHYGLFLHQFDLQPAEVTRHEIDGPTAWDLLVQHRLSTFFDDAYNDYLRRLLERPDARAIYFETAPGEDRPTGGIFIPSPDPQSFEVAPSAASQNGAFLMLGIGLSDTATSSTDSQPASPPPEGAPQHDYPSLTQGDWDELKDTDGTHLVLAHGKSCRASAGLLSELDALLNAHQRTSALRIDHGAAITGPTLDDLVARRMFPTLLVLHDGRVVDVHVGVGSHLRARLAHLLVRNDLVDADAFGDAADPTAPINDGQAEALEPEVWRRRISVLRHWSAHDFRNANLAGIRLSHAALTGSSFVGADLRDADLRNAVLSHADFKDANLEGADVEGALWYRTICPNGSMSEDYGGMCEGTW